From the Pseudomonas baltica genome, one window contains:
- the hrpB gene encoding ATP-dependent helicase HrpB, with protein sequence MQSLPIDAALPALRHALSTRHEAVLEAPPGAGKTTRVPLAMLGEAWLGDQTILMLEPRRLAARAAAERLASELGEKVGETVGYRIRLESRIGPRTRIEVVTEGILTRRLQDDPALEGVGLLIFDEYHERSLDADLALALSLNGRELLRDDPPLKILLMSATLEGERLSALLDNAPVIRSEGRMFPVVTRWGKPFAAGEYIEPRVYSTVLDALNDESGSLLVFLPGQAEIRRVAQQLSEALTGRDDVLICPLHGELDLNAQRAAIDPAPLGKRKVVLATNIAETSLTIDGVRVVIDAGLARVPRFDPNSGMTRLDTQRISRASATQRAGRAGRLEPGVCYRLWSEAQHEQLAAYGSPEILQADLAGLALQLARWGVTPDQLAWLDAPPAAAYAQAGDLLQRLGAVAEQGDTTLTPHGQAMAQLPAHPRIAHLLLRGQALGLAELACDVAAMLGERDILRGAGADLHSRLALLSGEQRAARGAQGGVQRIKQLARQYRGYLPKRLASLAVPDPEHTRWLGALLALAYPDRVAHQRRPGGAEYRLANGRAALFGEADALMKNEWIVIADLGSRQGQREERIYLATDFDPQLFDDVLAEQVRSVEQLDWDEREGVMVAERQRKVGALILSREPLTGLDADARARALLGLVRRKGLALLPWTPELRQWQARVGLLRSLDVAAGKPSDWPDISDEALLANLEDWLQPYLGKVSRLSHFAQLDLSSIIRNLLPWPLPQRLDEHAPQHLSVPSGSSVRLDYSETPPVLAVRLQELFGLAQTPSVAQGRQPVLLHLLSPARRPVQVTQDLASFWANTYEQVKKDLKGRYPKHYWPDDPLVAEATARIKPRK encoded by the coding sequence ATGCAATCCTTACCCATCGACGCGGCCTTGCCAGCGCTGCGCCATGCCTTGTCCACTCGCCACGAAGCGGTCCTCGAAGCGCCACCCGGCGCTGGCAAGACCACCCGCGTGCCGCTGGCGATGCTCGGCGAGGCGTGGCTCGGCGACCAGACCATCCTCATGCTCGAACCCCGGCGCCTGGCCGCCCGCGCCGCCGCCGAACGCCTGGCCAGTGAGTTGGGCGAGAAGGTCGGCGAGACGGTGGGTTATCGCATCCGCCTTGAAAGCCGTATCGGCCCGCGCACCCGCATAGAAGTGGTCACCGAAGGGATTCTCACTCGGCGCTTGCAGGATGATCCGGCGCTGGAAGGCGTCGGCCTGTTGATTTTCGACGAATACCACGAACGCAGCCTCGACGCCGACTTGGCCCTGGCCTTGAGCCTGAACGGCCGCGAGCTGCTGCGCGATGATCCACCGCTAAAGATCTTGCTGATGTCCGCGACCCTGGAAGGCGAGCGGCTATCGGCCTTGCTCGATAATGCCCCGGTGATCCGCAGCGAGGGGCGGATGTTTCCGGTGGTTACGCGCTGGGGCAAGCCGTTCGCGGCGGGTGAATATATCGAGCCGCGCGTGTACAGCACCGTGCTCGATGCTCTGAACGACGAGTCCGGCAGCCTGCTGGTGTTCCTGCCGGGCCAGGCCGAGATCCGCCGCGTCGCGCAGCAATTGAGTGAGGCACTGACCGGGCGCGACGACGTGCTGATCTGCCCGCTGCACGGCGAGCTGGACCTGAACGCGCAGCGGGCGGCCATCGATCCAGCGCCGCTCGGCAAGCGCAAGGTGGTACTGGCCACCAACATCGCTGAAACCAGTTTGACCATCGATGGGGTGCGGGTGGTGATCGATGCCGGGCTGGCGCGGGTGCCGCGTTTCGACCCTAACAGCGGCATGACCCGGCTTGATACTCAGCGCATTTCTCGCGCCAGTGCGACCCAGCGGGCCGGCCGGGCAGGGCGGCTGGAGCCGGGCGTGTGTTATCGCTTGTGGTCGGAGGCGCAGCACGAGCAGTTGGCCGCCTATGGCAGTCCCGAAATCCTGCAGGCGGACCTCGCCGGGCTGGCGTTGCAACTGGCGCGCTGGGGCGTGACGCCGGACCAATTGGCGTGGTTGGATGCGCCACCGGCCGCCGCTTATGCACAGGCGGGGGATTTGTTGCAGCGCCTGGGGGCAGTGGCGGAGCAAGGCGACACCACGCTAACGCCTCACGGCCAGGCCATGGCGCAATTGCCCGCGCATCCGCGTATCGCTCATCTGTTGTTGCGTGGGCAGGCGCTGGGGCTGGCTGAGTTAGCCTGTGATGTGGCGGCGATGCTTGGCGAACGTGACATTTTGCGGGGTGCGGGTGCCGATCTGCATAGCCGTCTGGCGTTGTTGAGCGGCGAGCAGCGCGCGGCTCGCGGGGCGCAAGGTGGGGTGCAGCGGATCAAGCAGTTGGCGCGGCAGTATCGCGGGTATTTGCCGAAGCGGCTCGCCTCCCTGGCCGTCCCTGATCCTGAGCACACTCGCTGGTTAGGTGCCCTATTGGCCTTGGCCTATCCAGATCGCGTCGCCCATCAACGCCGCCCCGGTGGCGCCGAATACCGTCTGGCCAACGGCCGCGCCGCATTGTTTGGCGAGGCCGATGCCCTGATGAAAAACGAATGGATCGTTATCGCCGACCTCGGCAGCCGTCAGGGCCAGCGCGAAGAGCGCATCTACCTGGCCACCGATTTCGATCCGCAACTGTTCGATGATGTCTTGGCCGAACAGGTGCGCAGCGTCGAGCAACTGGACTGGGACGAGCGCGAAGGCGTGATGGTCGCCGAGCGCCAGCGCAAGGTCGGCGCGCTGATCCTCAGCCGCGAACCCTTGACCGGCCTGGATGCCGACGCCCGGGCGCGCGCGTTGCTCGGGCTGGTTCGGCGCAAGGGCCTGGCGTTGCTGCCGTGGACGCCGGAGCTGCGCCAGTGGCAGGCGCGTGTTGGCTTGCTGCGCAGTCTGGATGTGGCCGCCGGCAAGCCGAGCGACTGGCCGGATATCAGCGACGAAGCCTTGTTGGCGAATCTGGAAGACTGGCTGCAGCCCTATCTGGGCAAGGTTTCGCGCCTGAGTCATTTTGCGCAGTTGGACCTGTCCTCGATCATCCGCAACCTGCTGCCCTGGCCGTTGCCGCAACGCCTCGACGAGCATGCTCCGCAGCATCTGTCGGTGCCGTCGGGCTCGTCTGTGCGTCTGGACTACAGCGAAACGCCGCCGGTGTTGGCGGTGCGTTTGCAGGAACTGTTCGGGCTGGCGCAGACCCCAAGCGTGGCTCAGGGCCGGCAGCCGGTGCTGTTGCATCTGCTGTCCCCGGCGCGTCGGCCGGTGCAGGTGACGCAGGATCTGGCGAGTTTCTGGGCCAATACCTATGAGCAGGTGAAGAAGGATTTGAAGGGCCGGTATCCGAAGCATTATTGGCCGGACGATCCGTTGGTGGCTGAGGCGACCGCGCGGATAAAACCGCGGAAATAA
- a CDS encoding glycosyltransferase, with protein sequence MIAIIVPAHNEQDFISGCIESLIAAAAHPALDGEPVRIVIVMDACTDGTAQVVSSYPVQALSVDFHNVGKSRAAGADAMLSQGARWLAFTDADTLVPPSWLADQLDCATDAVCGTVKVDDWSLHPDPVRTRYDSLYTPVEGHRHIHGANLGVSAQSYLRVGGFKPLPAHEDVILVADLEASGATIKWTTKNCVTTSARIDCRCREGFGDYLRSLVVTPSLDIG encoded by the coding sequence ATGATCGCAATCATTGTCCCCGCGCATAACGAACAAGATTTTATCTCCGGATGCATCGAATCACTGATTGCTGCTGCGGCTCATCCGGCGCTTGACGGTGAGCCTGTTCGGATCGTCATTGTCATGGACGCCTGCACGGACGGCACTGCCCAAGTCGTTAGCAGCTATCCAGTTCAGGCGTTGAGCGTGGATTTCCACAACGTAGGAAAATCGAGGGCTGCAGGTGCGGATGCCATGTTGAGCCAAGGTGCGCGCTGGCTTGCCTTTACCGACGCCGACACGCTTGTACCCCCTTCCTGGTTAGCGGATCAATTGGACTGCGCTACTGATGCCGTTTGCGGTACGGTCAAAGTCGATGACTGGTCTTTACATCCTGACCCCGTTCGCACCCGGTACGATTCCTTGTACACCCCTGTCGAGGGGCACCGGCATATCCATGGGGCCAATCTGGGTGTCAGCGCGCAATCCTACCTGCGAGTCGGGGGTTTCAAACCGTTGCCAGCTCACGAAGATGTGATTCTGGTTGCCGATTTGGAGGCATCAGGTGCAACGATCAAGTGGACAACGAAGAACTGCGTAACTACTAGCGCTCGAATTGACTGTCGTTGTCGAGAAGGATTTGGAGACTACCTCCGGTCGCTGGTAGTCACTCCCAGCCTAGACATTGGATGA
- a CDS encoding PLDc N-terminal domain-containing protein, whose translation MFVLASVWRSTKSSSTKLGWTILIFILPLVGLGIWGIAGPRGVAIPPTSDSHSKG comes from the coding sequence ATCTTTGTCTTGGCTAGTGTTTGGCGCAGCACAAAGAGCTCCAGCACCAAGCTTGGCTGGACAATATTGATCTTCATCTTGCCGCTAGTTGGATTGGGCATTTGGGGAATTGCAGGGCCAAGAGGCGTAGCTATCCCACCGACATCCGACAGCCACAGTAAAGGCTGA
- a CDS encoding DUF4142 domain-containing protein, whose amino-acid sequence MKNKFYAAALAISVSLASHAAFAATDADDFVEDASAKGVAEVEAGKLAQEKGTAADVKAFGAMMVKDHTAANEKLKSIADQKKLEVSTDAELLDKAKAMILDLRSAKSFDQAYANNQVKAHEATIEIFEDEIKNGDDAQLKAFATETLPKLKAHLEQAKTLAKAHGGDAGQ is encoded by the coding sequence ATGAAAAACAAATTCTATGCTGCCGCCCTAGCCATCTCTGTATCCCTGGCTTCCCACGCCGCTTTTGCCGCGACCGACGCTGATGACTTTGTGGAAGACGCTTCAGCCAAGGGAGTAGCAGAAGTAGAAGCAGGGAAACTTGCCCAGGAAAAAGGTACCGCTGCCGATGTGAAAGCTTTCGGCGCCATGATGGTCAAAGACCACACAGCTGCCAATGAAAAGCTGAAATCCATTGCCGACCAGAAGAAGCTCGAGGTGTCTACAGACGCCGAGCTATTGGACAAGGCTAAAGCGATGATCCTGGATCTACGCTCGGCCAAATCATTCGACCAAGCCTACGCTAACAACCAGGTCAAGGCGCATGAAGCGACCATCGAAATCTTCGAGGACGAAATCAAGAATGGGGATGATGCTCAGCTGAAGGCCTTCGCCACCGAAACCCTGCCAAAGCTGAAGGCGCACCTTGAGCAAGCCAAAACCTTGGCCAAGGCTCATGGCGGCGATGCCGGCCAATAA
- a CDS encoding glycerate kinase has protein sequence MKIVIAPDSFKDSLSAEGVANAIAQGVRDAFPDAELILCPMADGGEGTVDAILAVLPGERRRASVRGPLGTEVIAHWGWLPESRTAIIEMAEASGLQLLTLEQRDASHSCTYGTGQLILEAVEAGAEKIILTIGGSATNDGGAGMLRALGVRFYDFSGSELPPGGVALAQLSQVDLTHFDPRLQALHFSVAADVDNQLCGPHGASFIFGRQKGANPQQIEALDHALVHFADCCAQVLDHDLRDEPGAGAAGGMGFAAKAFLGAEFRPGVEVVADLVDLEDKARGADLVITGEGRCDAQTLRGKTPMGVARLAQRHGVPVVILAGTLGEGYQALYEHGIDAAFAIVSGPMTLADACADAPRLLRERARDVVRLWRLKK, from the coding sequence ATGAAAATCGTCATCGCCCCTGACTCCTTCAAAGACAGCCTCAGCGCCGAAGGCGTCGCCAACGCCATCGCGCAAGGCGTGCGCGACGCATTCCCGGATGCCGAGCTGATCCTGTGCCCCATGGCCGACGGCGGCGAAGGCACTGTCGATGCCATCCTCGCCGTGTTACCCGGCGAGCGTCGCCGTGCCTCGGTCCGCGGCCCGCTAGGCACAGAGGTCATCGCCCACTGGGGTTGGCTGCCAGAATCGCGCACGGCCATCATCGAAATGGCCGAAGCCAGCGGCCTGCAACTGCTCACCCTGGAGCAACGCGACGCGTCCCACAGCTGCACTTACGGCACCGGGCAATTGATCCTCGAAGCGGTAGAGGCCGGGGCGGAGAAAATCATCCTCACCATCGGCGGCAGCGCCACCAACGATGGTGGCGCCGGCATGCTGCGGGCGCTGGGCGTGCGCTTCTACGATTTCTCCGGCAGTGAACTGCCCCCCGGCGGCGTGGCATTGGCGCAACTGTCGCAGGTCGACCTGACGCACTTCGATCCACGCTTGCAAGCGCTGCACTTTTCCGTCGCCGCCGACGTCGATAATCAGCTGTGCGGGCCCCACGGCGCGTCGTTCATTTTCGGCCGCCAGAAGGGCGCCAATCCCCAGCAGATCGAGGCCTTGGACCACGCCTTGGTGCACTTCGCCGACTGCTGCGCCCAGGTGCTCGATCACGATCTGCGTGATGAGCCCGGGGCGGGCGCCGCTGGGGGTATGGGCTTCGCGGCCAAGGCATTTCTGGGTGCCGAATTTCGCCCGGGTGTCGAGGTGGTCGCGGACTTGGTCGATCTGGAAGACAAGGCCCGAGGCGCCGATCTGGTCATCACCGGCGAAGGCCGCTGCGACGCCCAGACGCTGCGCGGCAAGACCCCTATGGGCGTGGCCCGTTTGGCCCAGCGCCACGGCGTGCCGGTGGTGATCCTGGCGGGGACCTTGGGCGAGGGCTATCAGGCGTTGTACGAGCATGGCATCGATGCCGCGTTCGCCATCGTCTCCGGGCCGATGACCTTGGCGGATGCCTGTGCTGATGCGCCACGGTTATTGCGCGAGCGGGCGCGGGATGTGGTGCGGTTGTGGCGGTTAAAAAAATAG
- a CDS encoding LysR substrate-binding domain-containing protein — MSKILNAQMHAWLQVFACAARHLSFTRCADELHVTPGAISQQMKQLEDRLGFALFHRVGRGLELTAQGQRLAIVANEVHSRIDDELRLLHSGAIGGIFKLRCIPSFLSKWLMPRLPALEQRFPDVELRIIAEDSSGSLRDDDFDLAIDLNDGSYAGLMTTPLLEEELFPVCSPSLLEDRPPLDGPGQLVHYPLLHDITAWRGSYEYAEWEFYLSAIGAQGINVRRGHTFNRNHLTIEAARLGMGVAIARRALITNELEQGSLIVPFGQPIKARKKYVLAYREGALNTPSRRAIHDWLVTQAVGSGNTL; from the coding sequence ATGAGCAAGATTCTCAACGCGCAGATGCATGCCTGGTTGCAGGTCTTCGCCTGCGCGGCGCGGCATTTGTCCTTTACCCGCTGCGCTGATGAATTGCATGTGACCCCCGGGGCGATCAGCCAGCAGATGAAACAACTGGAAGATCGCCTCGGCTTTGCGCTGTTTCACCGCGTCGGCCGCGGCCTCGAGCTCACCGCTCAGGGCCAGCGCCTGGCCATCGTTGCCAATGAAGTGCATAGCCGCATCGATGACGAGTTGCGCCTGCTGCATTCCGGCGCCATTGGTGGCATCTTCAAGCTGCGCTGTATTCCCTCGTTCCTGAGCAAGTGGCTGATGCCGCGCTTGCCGGCGCTGGAGCAACGCTTCCCGGACGTGGAGTTGCGCATCATCGCCGAGGACAGCAGTGGTTCGTTGCGTGACGATGATTTCGACTTGGCCATCGACCTCAACGACGGCAGTTACGCCGGGCTGATGACCACGCCGTTGCTGGAGGAAGAGCTGTTCCCGGTGTGCTCCCCCAGCCTGCTAGAGGACCGGCCGCCTTTGGATGGGCCCGGCCAGTTGGTACATTACCCGCTGCTGCACGACATCACCGCCTGGCGCGGCAGCTACGAATATGCCGAATGGGAGTTCTACCTGTCCGCCATCGGCGCTCAGGGTATCAACGTGCGCCGGGGCCACACCTTCAACCGCAACCACTTGACCATCGAGGCCGCCCGCCTTGGTATGGGCGTGGCTATCGCCCGTCGCGCGTTGATCACCAACGAGCTGGAACAGGGCTCGCTGATCGTGCCGTTCGGCCAGCCGATAAAGGCGCGTAAAAAGTATGTGTTGGCCTACCGAGAAGGCGCATTGAACACCCCCTCGCGGCGGGCAATTCATGATTGGCTGGTGACGCAGGCGGTGGGGTCGGGGAATACGTTGTGA